From the Drosophila willistoni isolate 14030-0811.24 chromosome 2L unlocalized genomic scaffold, UCI_dwil_1.1 Seg168, whole genome shotgun sequence genome, the window GCCGTCAATCCCCTCCCTCCTGCCCCACCACCTGAAGCAGTGCGTCTGGAGGAGCAGATGAGAGTACTATTGGGCCGCCTACAGCTTTAGTTATTTGAATTCATATTCTGCATTGGAGCATTCCATTTGCTCATCTGAGGAGTAGCAGTTagatttttttgtgtgttataACTGTCAGTAATTACTAATATTGGTTTTCCCCTATGCATTACAAGACAAATGGATGATGGCATTGAAATACTGTTTCACAGCTACTTTTATATCCGACCGTTCCCCGAAAATGGAATTTGTGGGAACTGTGTATTAAAGTTGAGATTTTTACCTATTTCATTGTTGCTATTTGTCTTTAATTTGATTACTTATTGGGGATACATTGATTGATGTTAAATATTAATGCGAGGAAGTTTGATAGTACAACTTTTCTAGTAGGTAAATCGAGTGAATCATTTATTAGGTTGTTCCATAGATGCGCAATTTGAATATCACATCAAAGTAGTTACCAAAATTTGGCAAACATCATTTGGAGATCATTTTGCGAAAACGCGAAATCTACTTACatgtgtatatacaaataAGGAAAACCTAAGCCCGACCTGTAGACACAATCATGGCTGATATTGCTGTTGCGAATGCAATCAATCGCCTGCCTGGAGTTATTGGTGATGGAGAGGGTGGTAGACAGGTAAATAATACCTACATATGTTTCACATtattaaggttttttttttctagaacGTAATGAATATGCGGGATCGTTTATTTCACGCAATTTATTTCCGTGCAGCAGCTACGTATGCGGAGTTAGTGCCACGGTAAGGTAACTTGACCTAGTTTTATGTTTTGCcttataacatttttttttgttttatacatGAACACATGCGATAAATGGGTTAACACAGGAAGGTGCAACTGTTTATTGAATACTTGCTGTTGGCCAAagctttattattttttttaacattgaTCTACGTGCACAATGCTTTTATTAAAAATCCATGCACTTGCCTACAGATCGTGAACAATTGGCCAAGAGAAGGAGTTGTCAGGTTATTATATACTTACCTTTTTAGATTTTTGGAATTCAACTAATGATGTCTAATACATAGAGTCGAAATCATACCTCGTTTGGCAGAGAAGCGAAGAATTTGGCAGGAAATCAAACGTGATCAGCATTTACTGCGATCAATCAAGAAGTCATAGTGAGCGGACATGAGTATGTGTACTTAAAAACATAtactaatttatttcttttattatagttattatgGTTTGGGACCCCAAACTCGAGCTAATTATTTAAAGCTTAAGCGCTACGATGCCGTTTTGCGCAGCTTGGGCAAGTACACACATTCATCTTCTGTTTATACGAACGATAGCCTATATTATTATTTCGACGTCGTCAATATTTTGGATAATTATGATTATCCAAGTGCTATACAGCTCATGACTAAGGATAATGGTAAATTGTCAATACACAGACGGTTTTTTCTTACATTAAGacaattcataatttttttattctagATGATCAGTATATAGTAGAATATTCTTTGGAATATGGGTATCTTCGCCTCTCCTCGGCTACAAGGAAGCGTTTAAATATTCCCGTTTTAACGGTTCAATTGGACCCTAGTACAAATCCTTGTTTTGGAGACAGAATATCTCGTTATCTGTTAAAACGGCTATTAGGGTAAGTGGAAACCGTATTAGATCGATTTTTTTCGGCTTAGTATAAATTGATGCTACAAAACGTCGTCAAAAAGACCTCAAGAATTACAGACGAAAACCCAAGATTACTATTGCCGCCAGTTCATcttacaaggggaacttcaagTATGCGATTTTGATGAGTTTTGGATGTGTTGTAGAACACTCCATGATTTGAGGATATgttaaatatttcggcgcactattctaaGTTTtcctaaaaatttataattttcctgAAAACTATAGTTTCGGTGACTTATAGGTAAAATGCCGAGAGGACTTCAAGCAGCTAGGCGGGTAGAGGACATTCCTGAAATTGACAAAACTCTGGTTCGACCCCCCATTGTGCATGTCCACTTGTCATCCCAGATATTGAAGGAAATGCTCAAGTATGATGCTAGGTTCCCTTCAAAGTTAACAGAAGAGAAATTGcttattaaaaatgtttaatttgtttgtttctttcaaattgatttgaaCTTGGTATGTATTTGCACAAAGGTATTTATTAACATGTTAATGGTGTTGAAAAAATTTGTGTACCTCATATTTTTATGCTTTATATCAATAAATGTAAAGGCAGAAATTAATTCGTATATTTTGGGGTGTTCTAAAACATATCCAATATTCATCAAAATCGGGAATTCGAATACCTGAAGTTAGATAATCTAGATCTACAACCTCTTCAAAGAATACACATGTATCTATCTATAATATAAAGATTTTAGAAAGACTGCGCTATAAACTATTGTCCAGATGGAAAGGGGGGCATTTGTTCAAACCCACCTGTTCAAAAAAAACGTCAAAAGCTGACAAGATGACATTTACGGGTCATTATCTAAACACAATTATCGGcccgcatacacatacagtgtATGTAGCGTTACGtctatgtgtgtatgcatgtgctcttCCGCTTTCAAACAATGTAGTACGAGCGTAAGTCCATCGCGTAAGTCCATCGCGGAATATTTTATTGTTGCCATAGAAACGTAAACTCATTGCCATCACTTAACGCTCCGAAAATTAAATGGCTCGAAGAAGGAGAGAGACGCAAGATTGGAGAGAATGTGTACAATGTACAATTTGGGTTAAGAAGTTTTCGAAAGTTTTGGAAAAGGAAGCAACATATTTAGATAGGTTACTCTGAAAACTGCCAAGGCTTAACGGCTTTACAACCCTGTCACAAATACTGTAGTAGTATCCCGAGATGTTGCGTTTTTTGAGCACAAGAAAGAGTTGATGCACGATCGGGAATAATCATGTGAGTCAGATATGGTAATCTTTCAGCCGggtgaaaaatttaa encodes:
- the LOC6653161 gene encoding membralin isoform X5, translating into MADIAVANAINRLPGVIGDGEGGRQNVMNMRDRLFHAIYFRAAATYAELVPRKVQLFIEYLLLAKALLFFLTLIYVHNAFIKNPCTCLQIVNNWPREGVVRVEIIPRLAEKRRIWQEIKRDQHLLRSIKKSYYYGLGPQTRANYLKLKRYDAVLRSLGKYTHSSSVYTNDSLYYYFDVVNILDNYDYPSAIQLMTKDNDDQYIVEYSLEYGYLRLSSATRKRLNIPVLTVQLDPSTNPCFGDRISRYLLKRLLGYDDLLMASVRTVAEQDENKGYLRNVITGEHYRFVSMWWTAWSSYPAAFGVMLLFTLSVSMLLRYSHHQIFVFIVDLLQMLEYNVSVRFPIAPLLTVILALVGMEAIMSEFFNDTSTAFYIILIVWIADQYDAICCHTGISKRHWLS
- the LOC6653161 gene encoding membralin isoform X6 is translated as MADIAVANAINRLPGVIGDGEGGRQNVMNMRDRLFHAIYFRAAATYAELVPRKVQLFIEYLLLAKALLFFLTLIYVHNAFIKNPCTCLQIVNNWPREGVVRVEIIPRLAEKRRIWQEIKRDQHLLRSIKKSYYYGLGPQTRANYLKLKRYDAVLRSLGKYTHSSSVYTNDSLYYYFDVVNILDNYDYPSAIQLMTKDNDDQYIVEYSLEYGYLRLSSATRKRLNIPVLTVQLDPSTNPCFGDRISRYLLKRLLGYDDLLMASVRTVAEQDENKGYLRNVITGEHYRFVSMWWTAWSSYPAAFGVMLLFTLSVSMLLRYSHHQIFVFIEFHTLAASGKRQ
- the LOC6653161 gene encoding membralin isoform X7 is translated as MADIAVANAINRLPGVIGDGEGGRQNVMNMRDRLFHAIYFRAAATYAELVPRKVQLFIEYLLLAKALLFFLTLIYVHNAFIKNPCTCLQIVNNWPREGVVRVEIIPRLAEKRRIWQEIKRDQHLLRSIKKSYYYGLGPQTRANYLKLKRYDAVLRSLGKYTHSSSVYTNDSLYYYFDVVNILDNYDYPSAIQLMTKDNDDQYIVEYSLEYGYLRLSSATRKRLNIPVLTVQLDPSTNPCFGDRISRYLLKRLLGAKYSRHFVPKYGADVVPYVTILNR
- the LOC6653161 gene encoding membralin isoform X4, with protein sequence MADIAVANAINRLPGVIGDGEGGRQNVMNMRDRLFHAIYFRAAATYAELVPRKVQLFIEYLLLAKALLFFLTLIYVHNAFIKNPCTCLQIVNNWPREGVVRVEIIPRLAEKRRIWQEIKRDQHLLRSIKKSYYYGLGPQTRANYLKLKRYDAVLRSLGKYTHSSSVYTNDSLYYYFDVVNILDNYDYPSAIQLMTKDNDDQYIVEYSLEYGYLRLSSATRKRLNIPVLTVQLDPSTNPCFGDRISRYLLKRLLGYDDLLMASVRTVAEQDENKGYLRNVITGEHYRFVSMWWTAWSSYPAAFGVMLLFTLSVSMLLRYSHHQIFVFIVDLLQMLEYNVSVRFPIAPLLTVILALVGMEAIMSEFFNDTSTAFYIILIVWIADQYDAICCHTGISKRHWLRSGFRQSPYVTKCTAADIV